A DNA window from Malus domestica chromosome 12, GDT2T_hap1 contains the following coding sequences:
- the LOC103451046 gene encoding phosphoribosylaminoimidazole carboxylase, chloroplastic-like isoform X2 yields the protein MIKSKRLAYDGRGNAVAKSEDELSSAVTALGGFDRGLYVEKWAPFVKELAVIVARGRDNSIACYPVVETIHKENICHIVKAPANMSWKIRKLATDIATRAVRSLEGAGVFAVELFLTKDDQILLNEVAPRPHNSGHHTIESCYTSQYEQHLRAVVGLPLGDPSMKTPAAIMYNLLGEDEGESGFLLAQQLIGRALRIPGATVHWYDKPEMRKQRKMGHITIVGPSLGNVEKLLESMLNEERFDCQSAVTPRVGIVMGSDSDLPIMKDAAKILNMFGVPNEVRIVSAHRTPELMYSYALSARERGIQVIIAGAGGAAHLPGMVAALTPLPVIGVPVRASTLDGIDSLLSIVQMPRGVPVATVAVNNATNAGLLAVRILGVCDADLVSRMTQYQEDTRDEVLTKAEKLQRDGWESYLNP from the exons ATGATAAAAAGTAAAAGGTTAGCTTACGATGGACGTGGAAATGCTGTTGCTAAGAGTGAGGATGAGCTTTCATCTGCTGTGACTG CTCTTGGAGGGTTTGATCGTGGTTTGTATGTTGAGAAATGGGCCCCATTTGTAAAG GAGCTGGCTGTTATTGTCGCAAGAGGAAGAGACAATTCTATCGCGTGCTACCCTGTTGTTGAAACAATACACAA GGAAAACATTTGTCACATTGTAAAGGCACCTGCTAACATGTCATGGAAGATCAGAAAGCTGGCCACTGATATTGCAACCAGAGCTGTTCGTTCATTAGAAGGTGCTGGTGTCTTTGCAGTTGAGTTGTTCTTAACAAAGGATGATCAG ATTTTGCTAAATGAAGTAGCTCCTAGACCTCACAATAGTGGTCATCACACAATAGAGTCTTGCTACACTTCACAGTATGAACAGCATTTGAGGGCTGTTGTTGGTCTTCCACTTGGTGATCCATCGATGAAAACTCCAGCTGCGATTATGTACAATTTACTTGGTGAAGATGAG GGGGAATCTGGTTTCCTTCTAGCTCAGCAGCTGATTGGAAGGGCATTGCGTATTCCAGGGGCCACTGTTCATTGGTATGATAAGCCAG AAATGCGGAAGCAGCGGAAGATGGGTCATATCACCATTGTTGGACCTTCCCTGGGCAATGTAGAAAAGCTTCTAGAGTCGATGCTAAATGAAGAAAGATTCGATTGTCAGTCTGCAG TCACACCGCGTGTTGGTATCGTAATGGGCTCTGATTCAGATCTTCCTATTATGAAAGATGCTGCAAAGATTTTGAATATGTTTGGAGTACCTAATGAG GTGAGAATAGTTTCAGCACATCGAACTCCTGAATTGATGTATTCTTATGCCTTGTCTGCTCGGGAGAGAGGCATTCAGGTCATCATTGCTGGTGCTGGTGGGGCAGCTCACTTGCCAG GCATGGTAGCTGCCCTCACTCCTTTGCCCGTTATTGGTGTCCCTGTGCGCGCTTCTACATTGGATGGAATCGATTCTCTTTTATCCATTGTGCAG ATGCCGAGAGGGGTCCCAGTTGCAACAGTAGCTGTAAACAATGCCACCAATGCTGGTTTGCTGGCAGTTCGGATATTGGGTGTTTGTGATGCTGATCTAGTATCAAG AATGACCCAATATCAAGAAGACACACGGGACGAAGTTTTGACAAAGGCAGAGAAACTACAGAGAGATGGTTGGGAGTCTTATTTGAATCCTTGA
- the LOC103451046 gene encoding phosphoribosylaminoimidazole carboxylase, chloroplastic-like isoform X3 encodes MSSCMFGDHFCRENICHIVKAPANMSWKIRKLATDIATRAVRSLEGAGVFAVELFLTKDDQILLNEVAPRPHNSGHHTIESCYTSQYEQHLRAVVGLPLGDPSMKTPAAIMYNLLGEDEGESGFLLAQQLIGRALRIPGATVHWYDKPEMRKQRKMGHITIVGPSLGNVEKLLESMLNEERFDCQSAVTPRVGIVMGSDSDLPIMKDAAKILNMFGVPNEVRIVSAHRTPELMYSYALSARERGIQVIIAGAGGAAHLPGMVAALTPLPVIGVPVRASTLDGIDSLLSIVQMPRGVPVATVAVNNATNAGLLAVRILGVCDADLVSRMTQYQEDTRDEVLTKAEKLQRDGWESYLNP; translated from the exons ATGAGTTCATGCATGTTTGGGGATCATTTCTGCAGGGAAAACATTTGTCACATTGTAAAGGCACCTGCTAACATGTCATGGAAGATCAGAAAGCTGGCCACTGATATTGCAACCAGAGCTGTTCGTTCATTAGAAGGTGCTGGTGTCTTTGCAGTTGAGTTGTTCTTAACAAAGGATGATCAG ATTTTGCTAAATGAAGTAGCTCCTAGACCTCACAATAGTGGTCATCACACAATAGAGTCTTGCTACACTTCACAGTATGAACAGCATTTGAGGGCTGTTGTTGGTCTTCCACTTGGTGATCCATCGATGAAAACTCCAGCTGCGATTATGTACAATTTACTTGGTGAAGATGAG GGGGAATCTGGTTTCCTTCTAGCTCAGCAGCTGATTGGAAGGGCATTGCGTATTCCAGGGGCCACTGTTCATTGGTATGATAAGCCAG AAATGCGGAAGCAGCGGAAGATGGGTCATATCACCATTGTTGGACCTTCCCTGGGCAATGTAGAAAAGCTTCTAGAGTCGATGCTAAATGAAGAAAGATTCGATTGTCAGTCTGCAG TCACACCGCGTGTTGGTATCGTAATGGGCTCTGATTCAGATCTTCCTATTATGAAAGATGCTGCAAAGATTTTGAATATGTTTGGAGTACCTAATGAG GTGAGAATAGTTTCAGCACATCGAACTCCTGAATTGATGTATTCTTATGCCTTGTCTGCTCGGGAGAGAGGCATTCAGGTCATCATTGCTGGTGCTGGTGGGGCAGCTCACTTGCCAG GCATGGTAGCTGCCCTCACTCCTTTGCCCGTTATTGGTGTCCCTGTGCGCGCTTCTACATTGGATGGAATCGATTCTCTTTTATCCATTGTGCAG ATGCCGAGAGGGGTCCCAGTTGCAACAGTAGCTGTAAACAATGCCACCAATGCTGGTTTGCTGGCAGTTCGGATATTGGGTGTTTGTGATGCTGATCTAGTATCAAG AATGACCCAATATCAAGAAGACACACGGGACGAAGTTTTGACAAAGGCAGAGAAACTACAGAGAGATGGTTGGGAGTCTTATTTGAATCCTTGA
- the LOC103451046 gene encoding phosphoribosylaminoimidazole carboxylase, chloroplastic-like isoform X1, with amino-acid sequence MLQQSSSCCDSLFASPDFEFRPCLASPKTKTAFSCSMEKHKLLLTSASSSLSLKQQFQTKRNPVLACRASRDPQLTSGRDDAAVHGVADVIVGVLGGGQLGRMLCQAASQMAIKVMVLDPQENCPASEIAHHHMVGSFDDSATVQEFAKRCGVLTVEIEHVDVETLEKLEQQGVDCQPKASTIRIIQDKYLQKVHFSKHDIPLPEFMQIDDLEGAKRAGDLFGYPLMIKSKRLAYDGRGNAVAKSEDELSSAVTALGGFDRGLYVEKWAPFVKELAVIVARGRDNSIACYPVVETIHKENICHIVKAPANMSWKIRKLATDIATRAVRSLEGAGVFAVELFLTKDDQILLNEVAPRPHNSGHHTIESCYTSQYEQHLRAVVGLPLGDPSMKTPAAIMYNLLGEDEGESGFLLAQQLIGRALRIPGATVHWYDKPEMRKQRKMGHITIVGPSLGNVEKLLESMLNEERFDCQSAVTPRVGIVMGSDSDLPIMKDAAKILNMFGVPNEVRIVSAHRTPELMYSYALSARERGIQVIIAGAGGAAHLPGMVAALTPLPVIGVPVRASTLDGIDSLLSIVQMPRGVPVATVAVNNATNAGLLAVRILGVCDADLVSRMTQYQEDTRDEVLTKAEKLQRDGWESYLNP; translated from the exons ATGCTTCAGCAGAGCTCTAGCTGCTGTGACTCCCTCTTCGCGTCGCCGGATTTCGAGTTCAGGCCGTGTTTGGCCTCGCCGAAAACCAAAACCGCATTCTCCTGCTCCATGGAAAAGCACAAGCTGCTTCTcacttctgcttcttcttctctctcgcTCAAGCAGCAGTTCCAAACGAAGCGCAATCCAGTCCTCGCCTGCCGAGCGTCACGTGACCCTCAACTGACTTCTGG GAGAGATGATGCAGCCGTTCATGGAGTTGCTGATGTGATTGTTGGTGTTCTTGGAGGAGGCCAACTGGGTCGGATGCTCTGCCAAGCAGCTTCGCAAATGGCGATTAAAGTGATGGTACTGGACCCACAAGAGAACTGCCCAGCTAGTGAGATTGCCCATCATCATATGGTTGGAAGCTTCGATGATAGCGCAACGGTCCAGGAATTCGCGAAGAG GTGTGGAGTGCTGACTGTGGAAATTGAGCATGTGGATGTGGAGACTTTGGAGAAGCTTGAGCAGCAAGGAGTGGATTGCCAACCCAAAGCCTCTACGATCAGAATAATTCAG GATAAGTATCTCCAAAAGGTTCATTTTTCAAAGCATGATATTCCCCTTCCTGAATTCATGCAG ATAGATGATCTTGAAGGTGCCAAGAGAGCAGGGGACCTCTTTGGCTATCCTCTTATGATAAAAAGTAAAAGGTTAGCTTACGATGGACGTGGAAATGCTGTTGCTAAGAGTGAGGATGAGCTTTCATCTGCTGTGACTG CTCTTGGAGGGTTTGATCGTGGTTTGTATGTTGAGAAATGGGCCCCATTTGTAAAG GAGCTGGCTGTTATTGTCGCAAGAGGAAGAGACAATTCTATCGCGTGCTACCCTGTTGTTGAAACAATACACAA GGAAAACATTTGTCACATTGTAAAGGCACCTGCTAACATGTCATGGAAGATCAGAAAGCTGGCCACTGATATTGCAACCAGAGCTGTTCGTTCATTAGAAGGTGCTGGTGTCTTTGCAGTTGAGTTGTTCTTAACAAAGGATGATCAG ATTTTGCTAAATGAAGTAGCTCCTAGACCTCACAATAGTGGTCATCACACAATAGAGTCTTGCTACACTTCACAGTATGAACAGCATTTGAGGGCTGTTGTTGGTCTTCCACTTGGTGATCCATCGATGAAAACTCCAGCTGCGATTATGTACAATTTACTTGGTGAAGATGAG GGGGAATCTGGTTTCCTTCTAGCTCAGCAGCTGATTGGAAGGGCATTGCGTATTCCAGGGGCCACTGTTCATTGGTATGATAAGCCAG AAATGCGGAAGCAGCGGAAGATGGGTCATATCACCATTGTTGGACCTTCCCTGGGCAATGTAGAAAAGCTTCTAGAGTCGATGCTAAATGAAGAAAGATTCGATTGTCAGTCTGCAG TCACACCGCGTGTTGGTATCGTAATGGGCTCTGATTCAGATCTTCCTATTATGAAAGATGCTGCAAAGATTTTGAATATGTTTGGAGTACCTAATGAG GTGAGAATAGTTTCAGCACATCGAACTCCTGAATTGATGTATTCTTATGCCTTGTCTGCTCGGGAGAGAGGCATTCAGGTCATCATTGCTGGTGCTGGTGGGGCAGCTCACTTGCCAG GCATGGTAGCTGCCCTCACTCCTTTGCCCGTTATTGGTGTCCCTGTGCGCGCTTCTACATTGGATGGAATCGATTCTCTTTTATCCATTGTGCAG ATGCCGAGAGGGGTCCCAGTTGCAACAGTAGCTGTAAACAATGCCACCAATGCTGGTTTGCTGGCAGTTCGGATATTGGGTGTTTGTGATGCTGATCTAGTATCAAG AATGACCCAATATCAAGAAGACACACGGGACGAAGTTTTGACAAAGGCAGAGAAACTACAGAGAGATGGTTGGGAGTCTTATTTGAATCCTTGA